A stretch of Brassica napus cultivar Da-Ae chromosome C6, Da-Ae, whole genome shotgun sequence DNA encodes these proteins:
- the LOC106418527 gene encoding serine/threonine-protein kinase BLUS1-like isoform X2 — protein sequence MAGTSTKRFPLYAKDYELFEEVGEGVSATVYRARCIALNENVAIKIMDLEKCRNDLDTIRKEVHIMSLIDHPNLLKAHCSFIDRNSLWIVMPYMSGGSCFHLMKSVYPEGLEQPIIATLLREVLKALVYLHRQGHIHRDVKAGNILVHSRGVVKLGDFGVSACMFDSGERMRTRNTFVGTPCWMAPEVMQQVDGYDFKADIWSFGITALELAHGHAPFSKYPPMKVLLMTLQNAPPRLDYERDKKFSKSFRELIAACLVKDPKKRPTSAKLLKHPFFKHARSTDYLSRKILHGLFPLGDRFKKLKEAEAELFKGINGDKEQLSQHEYMRGISAWNFDLEDLRKQASLNPDSEMCSSEVGDEVPKRKPMMQRSKTMSLDMFKISDKDLMMSSSNSLTYGAVLPSFHRKFLPAIEYKVGTFSEERKARSERTAESLALEEPHQPKEPLADTKQVGTEGSEQEKPKNGYTVSHVNSASCTATEILPLLQSLLVQNGIQREKFIRLIRFFDPTAETENPISKTTQGVQIYTSSRERELQSQVDFLEKSVGILVEEVKRRKEINDQLEGQIRSLTSSTSNSLP from the exons ATGGCTGGTACATCTACCAAGAGGTTCCCTCTCTACGCTAAGGACTACGAGCTGTTCGAAGAGGTAGGCGAAGGTGTTAGCGCCACCGTGTACAGAGCCAGGTGCATTGCTCTTAACGAGAATGTCGCCATTAAGATCATGGATCTTGAAAAATGCAGAAACGATTTG GACACGATACGCAAGGAAGTCCACATTATGAGTTTAATCGACCATCCGAACCTGTTGAAAGCGCATTGCTCTTTCATCGACCGTAACAGCTTGTGGATTGTGATGCCGTACATGTCTGGTGGGTCATGCTTTCACCTCATGAAGTCTGTTTATCCAGAAGGTCTGGAGCAGCCTATCATCGCTACTTTGCTTAGAGAAGTGCTCAAGGCTCTTGTTTATCTCCATAGACAAGGACACATCCACAGAGATGTTAAG GCTGGGAACATTCTGGTTCACTCAAGAGGTGTGGTTAAGCTTGGAGACTTTGGAGTTTCGGCGTGCATGTTTGATAGCGGTGAAAGGATGCGTACAAGGAACACGTTCGTTGGAACTCCTTGCTG GATGGCACCCGAGGTTATGCAGCAAGTAGACGGATATGATTTCAA AGCGGACATTTGGTCGTTTGGCATAACTGCACTAGAGCTTGCTCATGGTCATGCCCCGTTTTCCAAATATCCACCTATGAAG GTGCTGCTAATGACCTTACAAAACGCTCCTCCTCGCCTTGACTATGAGAGAGATAAGAAGTTCTCAAAG TCGTTTAGAGAGTTAATCGCAGCATGTTTAGTAAAAGATCCAAAAAAGCGTCCAACCTCAGCAAAGCTTCTGAAACACCCCTTCTTCAAACATGCTCGGTCTACAGATTATCTCTCCCGTAAGATTCTCCATGGTCTTTTTCCACTTGGTGATCGTTTCAAAAAGCTCAAG GAGGCAGAAGCTGAATTGTTTAAAGGCATAAATGGTGACAAAGAACAGTTATCTCAG CATGAGTATATGAGAGGAATCAGTGCTTGGAACTTTGATCTGGAAGACTTGAGGAAGCAGGCATCACTT AATCCAGATAGTGAAATGTGCAGTTCCGAGGTTGGGGATGAAGTACCAAAAAGAAAGCCAATGATGCAAAGGTCAAAGACTATGTCTTTGGACATGTTCAAGATCTCTGATAAG GATCTGATGATGAGTTCGAGTAATAGTCTAACATACGGTGCAGTACTACCTTCCTTTCATCGCAAGTTCCTTCCAGCTATAGA ATATAAAGTTGGTACATTTTCTGAGGAAAGAAAAGCACGTAGTGAAAGAACTGCAGAGTCCCTCGCTCTTGAAGAGCCACATCAACCAAAAGAACCATTAGCGGATACCAAGCAAGTGGGAACAGAAGGAAGTGAGCAG GAGAAACCAAAGAACGGCTACACAGTTAGTCATGTGAACAGCGCGTCTTGCACAGCTACTGAGATACTCCCACTGTTACAGAGTCTCTTGGTTCAGAATGGCATTCAGAGG GAGAAATTCATTagattaattagattttttgatccAACTGCCG AAACTGAAAATCCAATCTCTAAAACAACCCAAGGTGTGCAG ATATATACATCATCAAGGGAGAGAGAACTACAATCTCAGGTTGATTTCTTGGAGAAAAG TGTTGGGATTCTTGTAGAGgaagtgaagagaagaaaagaaataaatgatcag CTAGAAGGACAGATCAGATCTCTAACTAGTAGCACCAGCAACAGCCTTCCTTGA
- the LOC106418527 gene encoding serine/threonine-protein kinase BLUS1-like isoform X1, whose translation MAGTSTKRFPLYAKDYELFEEVGEGVSATVYRARCIALNENVAIKIMDLEKCRNDLDTIRKEVHIMSLIDHPNLLKAHCSFIDRNSLWIVMPYMSGGSCFHLMKSVYPEGLEQPIIATLLREVLKALVYLHRQGHIHRDVKAGNILVHSRGVVKLGDFGVSACMFDSGERMRTRNTFVGTPCWMAPEVMQQVDGYDFKADIWSFGITALELAHGHAPFSKYPPMKVLLMTLQNAPPRLDYERDKKFSKSFRELIAACLVKDPKKRPTSAKLLKHPFFKHARSTDYLSRKILHGLFPLGDRFKKLKEAEAELFKGINGDKEQLSQHEYMRGISAWNFDLEDLRKQASLVSKNPDSEMCSSEVGDEVPKRKPMMQRSKTMSLDMFKISDKDLMMSSSNSLTYGAVLPSFHRKFLPAIEYKVGTFSEERKARSERTAESLALEEPHQPKEPLADTKQVGTEGSEQEKPKNGYTVSHVNSASCTATEILPLLQSLLVQNGIQREKFIRLIRFFDPTAETENPISKTTQGVQIYTSSRERELQSQVDFLEKSVGILVEEVKRRKEINDQLEGQIRSLTSSTSNSLP comes from the exons ATGGCTGGTACATCTACCAAGAGGTTCCCTCTCTACGCTAAGGACTACGAGCTGTTCGAAGAGGTAGGCGAAGGTGTTAGCGCCACCGTGTACAGAGCCAGGTGCATTGCTCTTAACGAGAATGTCGCCATTAAGATCATGGATCTTGAAAAATGCAGAAACGATTTG GACACGATACGCAAGGAAGTCCACATTATGAGTTTAATCGACCATCCGAACCTGTTGAAAGCGCATTGCTCTTTCATCGACCGTAACAGCTTGTGGATTGTGATGCCGTACATGTCTGGTGGGTCATGCTTTCACCTCATGAAGTCTGTTTATCCAGAAGGTCTGGAGCAGCCTATCATCGCTACTTTGCTTAGAGAAGTGCTCAAGGCTCTTGTTTATCTCCATAGACAAGGACACATCCACAGAGATGTTAAG GCTGGGAACATTCTGGTTCACTCAAGAGGTGTGGTTAAGCTTGGAGACTTTGGAGTTTCGGCGTGCATGTTTGATAGCGGTGAAAGGATGCGTACAAGGAACACGTTCGTTGGAACTCCTTGCTG GATGGCACCCGAGGTTATGCAGCAAGTAGACGGATATGATTTCAA AGCGGACATTTGGTCGTTTGGCATAACTGCACTAGAGCTTGCTCATGGTCATGCCCCGTTTTCCAAATATCCACCTATGAAG GTGCTGCTAATGACCTTACAAAACGCTCCTCCTCGCCTTGACTATGAGAGAGATAAGAAGTTCTCAAAG TCGTTTAGAGAGTTAATCGCAGCATGTTTAGTAAAAGATCCAAAAAAGCGTCCAACCTCAGCAAAGCTTCTGAAACACCCCTTCTTCAAACATGCTCGGTCTACAGATTATCTCTCCCGTAAGATTCTCCATGGTCTTTTTCCACTTGGTGATCGTTTCAAAAAGCTCAAG GAGGCAGAAGCTGAATTGTTTAAAGGCATAAATGGTGACAAAGAACAGTTATCTCAG CATGAGTATATGAGAGGAATCAGTGCTTGGAACTTTGATCTGGAAGACTTGAGGAAGCAGGCATCACTTGTAAGTAAG AATCCAGATAGTGAAATGTGCAGTTCCGAGGTTGGGGATGAAGTACCAAAAAGAAAGCCAATGATGCAAAGGTCAAAGACTATGTCTTTGGACATGTTCAAGATCTCTGATAAG GATCTGATGATGAGTTCGAGTAATAGTCTAACATACGGTGCAGTACTACCTTCCTTTCATCGCAAGTTCCTTCCAGCTATAGA ATATAAAGTTGGTACATTTTCTGAGGAAAGAAAAGCACGTAGTGAAAGAACTGCAGAGTCCCTCGCTCTTGAAGAGCCACATCAACCAAAAGAACCATTAGCGGATACCAAGCAAGTGGGAACAGAAGGAAGTGAGCAG GAGAAACCAAAGAACGGCTACACAGTTAGTCATGTGAACAGCGCGTCTTGCACAGCTACTGAGATACTCCCACTGTTACAGAGTCTCTTGGTTCAGAATGGCATTCAGAGG GAGAAATTCATTagattaattagattttttgatccAACTGCCG AAACTGAAAATCCAATCTCTAAAACAACCCAAGGTGTGCAG ATATATACATCATCAAGGGAGAGAGAACTACAATCTCAGGTTGATTTCTTGGAGAAAAG TGTTGGGATTCTTGTAGAGgaagtgaagagaagaaaagaaataaatgatcag CTAGAAGGACAGATCAGATCTCTAACTAGTAGCACCAGCAACAGCCTTCCTTGA